Proteins from a genomic interval of Pseudoruegeria sp. SHC-113:
- a CDS encoding cell division protein FtsL, with protein sequence MRNILYIVTILAVMGLAFKAYHENYTTQEALKKVERLQGQIAAKRERLAVLKAEWAYLNRPERLRELAALNFDTLGLLPLEPGHFGTTDQVAYPQPELLPITDPIEVAGMVEQQP encoded by the coding sequence ATGCGTAACATTCTTTATATCGTGACGATCCTTGCCGTGATGGGGCTGGCCTTCAAAGCCTACCACGAGAATTACACCACGCAGGAGGCGCTCAAGAAGGTGGAGCGCCTGCAGGGGCAGATCGCGGCCAAACGCGAGCGGCTTGCGGTTCTGAAAGCCGAATGGGCCTACCTGAACCGCCCCGAACGCCTGCGTGAACTGGCCGCCTTGAACTTCGACACGCTGGGCCTGCTGCCGCTTGAGCCGGGCCATTTCGGCACCACCGATCAGGTCGCCTATCCGCAGCCCGAGCTTCTTCCGATCACCGACCCGATCGAGGTCGCCGGGATGGTGGAGCAGCAGCCATGA
- the rsmH gene encoding 16S rRNA (cytosine(1402)-N(4))-methyltransferase RsmH, which translates to MAAAASSANAPHIPVLLRPLLAAVAPVSGTWLDGTFGAGGYTKGLLAEGADLVIGVDRDPLAFDMAKGWVGDYGDRLKLVEGTFSELDTYHDTPLDGVVLDLGVSSMQLDLAERGFSFNKDGPLDMRMSQAGLSAADFVNEADEAEIADVLYLFGEERASRRIARAIVRAREAEPFTRTLQLASVIESCLPRPKPGQSHPAKRSFQAIRIHVNDEFGQLVEGLEAAERALRPGGQLAVVTFHSLEDRIVKRFFQARSGGGGRANRYAPEAAEDAPQFTMKTRKAVGPDDQELAENPRSRSAKLRVGIRTDAPSGPVDRAVLGLPGAKKKAGGRR; encoded by the coding sequence GTGGCCGCTGCCGCTTCCTCCGCTAACGCTCCCCATATTCCCGTTCTGCTGCGTCCGCTTCTGGCGGCCGTCGCGCCCGTGTCTGGCACTTGGCTGGACGGCACTTTCGGGGCCGGGGGCTACACCAAGGGCCTGTTGGCCGAGGGCGCGGATCTTGTCATCGGCGTGGACCGTGACCCGCTGGCCTTCGACATGGCGAAAGGCTGGGTGGGCGATTATGGCGACCGGCTGAAGCTCGTCGAGGGCACGTTTTCCGAGCTGGATACCTACCACGACACGCCGCTCGATGGCGTGGTGCTCGATCTGGGCGTCTCTTCCATGCAGCTTGATCTGGCGGAGCGGGGGTTTTCCTTCAACAAGGACGGCCCGCTCGACATGCGCATGAGCCAGGCCGGCCTCTCGGCAGCGGATTTCGTCAATGAGGCGGACGAGGCAGAGATCGCCGATGTGCTGTATCTCTTTGGCGAGGAGCGCGCCTCGCGCCGGATTGCCCGCGCGATTGTGCGGGCTCGGGAGGCCGAGCCCTTCACCCGCACCCTGCAACTGGCCAGCGTGATCGAATCCTGCCTGCCGCGCCCGAAACCGGGCCAGAGCCACCCGGCCAAACGCAGCTTTCAGGCGATCCGCATCCATGTGAACGATGAATTCGGCCAGCTCGTCGAAGGGCTTGAAGCCGCCGAGCGGGCCCTGCGTCCCGGCGGGCAACTGGCCGTTGTCACCTTCCATTCACTGGAAGACCGGATCGTGAAGCGCTTCTTTCAGGCCCGCTCCGGCGGCGGTGGGCGGGCCAACCGCTACGCGCCCGAAGCCGCCGAGGATGCGCCGCAATTCACCATGAAGACCCGCAAAGCCGTCGGGCCGGACGATCAGGAACTGGCCGAAAACCCGCGGTCGCGCTCTGCGAAACTGCGGGTCGGTATCCGCACCGATGCGCCATCTGGCCCGGTGGATCGGGCCGTGCTGGGGTTGCCGGGAGCCAAGAAAAAAGCAGGGGGGCGCCGTTGA
- the mraZ gene encoding division/cell wall cluster transcriptional repressor MraZ, whose product MATSFRGEHLNKVDTKGRMSIPAPFRRVLEACDPEWKSGDAPRLIVVYGGESRSFLECFSVEAMDSVERKIAKLPRGSKKRKALQRLYMTQSIETTIDDTGRLVLPKNLREKIGLESGVMCAGNGDTFEIWKPETYDEEIYAGLEEDDDFDPDTDPSEYLDGDEED is encoded by the coding sequence GTGGCGACGAGTTTTAGAGGCGAACACCTGAACAAGGTGGATACGAAGGGCAGGATGTCTATTCCGGCCCCGTTTCGTCGTGTGCTCGAAGCCTGTGATCCCGAATGGAAAAGCGGCGACGCGCCCCGGCTGATCGTTGTCTACGGTGGCGAAAGCCGCAGCTTCCTTGAATGTTTTTCCGTTGAGGCGATGGACAGCGTGGAGCGCAAGATCGCGAAGCTCCCGCGCGGTTCCAAGAAGCGCAAGGCGCTGCAACGCCTCTACATGACCCAATCCATCGAAACCACGATCGACGACACAGGCCGCCTCGTTCTGCCCAAGAACCTGCGCGAGAAGATTGGCCTTGAGTCGGGCGTGATGTGCGCCGGCAACGGCGACACGTTCGAAATCTGGAAACCGGAGACCTACGACGAAGAGATCTACGCAGGGCTCGAAGAGGATGACGACTTCGATCCGGACACAGATCCTTCCGAGTATCTGGATGGTGACGAGGAGGATTGA
- a CDS encoding Mrp/NBP35 family ATP-binding protein, with the protein MAVSREEVVKALRGVTAGGVADVISADLVRALQVEGDSVRFVIEAESAEAARALEPVRAAAEAAVRALPGVAQVSAVLTAHGPSPKPAPAPAQGVAPSLKVGRHPTPQQGPMQVAGVDRVLAIGSGKGGVGKSTVSSNLAVALAKQGRKVGLLDADIYGPSQPRMMGINQRPASPDGKTIIPLKAHGVTLMSIGFMVDPDQAVVWRGPMLMGALQQMLTQVAWGELDVLLVDLPPGTGDVQLTLCQKTQLTGAIVVSTPQDVALLDARKALDMFGKLNTPVLGLVENMSTYICPKCGHEAHLFGHGGVRAEAERLGVPFLGEMPLDLDVRLAGDAGSPVALGEGAPAEAYARLAHRLVAGGMA; encoded by the coding sequence ATGGCGGTTTCGCGGGAAGAAGTTGTCAAGGCGTTACGCGGCGTTACCGCTGGGGGTGTTGCTGATGTGATATCGGCAGATCTGGTGCGCGCGCTGCAGGTCGAGGGCGACTCGGTCCGGTTCGTCATCGAGGCGGAGAGCGCCGAGGCGGCCCGTGCGCTGGAGCCAGTGCGTGCAGCGGCAGAGGCGGCGGTGCGGGCGCTGCCCGGTGTGGCGCAGGTTTCAGCCGTGCTCACAGCGCATGGCCCGTCCCCAAAGCCCGCGCCCGCGCCCGCGCAAGGGGTAGCGCCCAGCCTGAAGGTGGGGCGCCATCCCACACCGCAACAGGGGCCGATGCAGGTGGCGGGCGTGGACCGCGTTCTGGCCATTGGCTCCGGCAAGGGCGGTGTGGGCAAATCCACCGTTTCTTCCAACCTTGCAGTGGCACTCGCGAAGCAGGGCCGCAAGGTGGGGCTGCTGGATGCCGACATCTACGGCCCTTCTCAGCCGCGCATGATGGGGATCAATCAGCGCCCGGCCTCGCCTGATGGCAAAACGATCATTCCCCTGAAGGCCCATGGCGTGACGCTGATGTCGATCGGCTTCATGGTGGACCCGGATCAAGCGGTTGTCTGGCGCGGGCCGATGCTGATGGGGGCCTTGCAGCAGATGCTCACGCAGGTGGCTTGGGGTGAGCTAGACGTTCTGCTGGTGGATTTGCCGCCGGGCACGGGCGATGTGCAGCTCACGTTGTGCCAGAAAACCCAACTCACCGGGGCCATCGTTGTTTCAACCCCGCAGGACGTTGCGCTGCTGGATGCGCGCAAGGCGCTCGACATGTTCGGCAAGCTCAACACACCGGTTCTGGGGCTCGTGGAGAATATGTCCACATATATATGTCCCAAATGTGGGCATGAGGCGCATCTCTTTGGTCATGGCGGTGTTCGGGCCGAGGCCGAGAGGCTGGGCGTGCCCTTCCTTGGCGAGATGCCGCTGGATCTGGATGTGCGGCTGGCAGGCGATGCGGGCAGCCCCGTGGCACTGGGCGAGGGCGCACCGGCAGAGGCCTACGCGCGGCTGGCGCATCGGCTGGTGGCCGGCGGCATGGCCTGA
- a CDS encoding DUF1127 domain-containing protein, with the protein MAIASNITTVNAGAFDRIQAAFGALSERVAQYKLYRATINELQELSNRELADLGISRSMIKRLAYEAAYKN; encoded by the coding sequence ATGGCTATCGCATCGAACATCACCACCGTGAATGCTGGCGCATTCGACCGCATCCAGGCCGCATTCGGCGCCCTGTCTGAGCGTGTCGCCCAGTACAAGCTGTACCGCGCCACGATCAACGAACTGCAAGAGCTCTCCAACCGTGAGCTCGCTGATCTGGGCATCTCCCGCTCGATGATCAAGCGCCTCGCCTACGAGGCGGCCTACAAGAACTGA
- a CDS encoding NAD-dependent succinate-semialdehyde dehydrogenase, which produces MSLSLSDPSLLREAACVGGTWIAAEGRDATEVRNPSTGALIGKMPELTQAEVSTAIEAAQAAQKAWAARTALERADILMEWFRLMMANQEDLGRILTAEQGKPLAEAKGEIAYGASFIRWFAEEARRMYGEIIPGHQPDKRLLVMRQPIGVVAAITPWNFPNAMITRKAGPALAAGCAMVLKPAEQTPFSAVALAILAERAGIPAGLFSVVTGDGPTVGKVMTDSPVVRKLTFTGSTEVGAILYAQCAPTIKKLGLELGGNAPFIVFDDADVDSAVEGAVIAKFRNNGQTCVCANRIYVQAGVYDAFAEKLAAKIATLKTGDGFEEGVTFGPLIDEDGLAKVEDHVEDAKSKGAQVILGGARHEKGGTFYQPTILTGVTSAMKVTTEETFGPVAPLFRFESEEEVIKAANDTEFGLASYIYARDVARIFRVSEALDYGMVGVNTGLVSTTEAPFGGVKSSGLGREGSRHGLDDFTEIKYVCLGGIA; this is translated from the coding sequence ATGAGCCTCAGCCTGTCCGATCCGAGCCTGCTGCGCGAAGCCGCCTGCGTGGGCGGCACCTGGATTGCCGCCGAAGGGCGCGACGCGACCGAGGTCCGCAACCCCTCCACCGGCGCGCTGATCGGCAAGATGCCCGAGCTGACGCAGGCCGAGGTGAGCACCGCCATCGAGGCCGCGCAGGCCGCCCAGAAGGCCTGGGCCGCGCGCACCGCGCTGGAGCGCGCCGACATCCTGATGGAATGGTTCCGCCTGATGATGGCCAACCAGGAGGATCTGGGCCGCATCCTGACCGCCGAACAGGGTAAGCCGCTGGCCGAGGCCAAGGGCGAGATCGCCTATGGCGCGAGCTTCATTCGCTGGTTCGCCGAGGAAGCCCGCCGCATGTATGGCGAGATCATCCCCGGCCACCAGCCCGACAAGCGCCTTCTGGTGATGCGCCAGCCCATCGGCGTGGTGGCAGCGATCACGCCGTGGAACTTCCCCAACGCGATGATCACCCGCAAGGCTGGCCCCGCGCTCGCCGCGGGCTGCGCCATGGTGCTGAAACCCGCCGAACAGACGCCCTTCTCTGCCGTGGCACTGGCCATTCTGGCCGAAAGGGCCGGGATCCCGGCCGGGCTCTTCTCCGTTGTCACCGGCGATGGCCCGACCGTGGGCAAGGTGATGACGGACAGCCCCGTGGTGCGCAAGCTCACCTTCACCGGCTCCACCGAAGTGGGCGCGATCCTCTATGCGCAATGCGCACCGACGATCAAGAAGCTGGGGCTGGAGCTGGGTGGCAACGCGCCCTTCATCGTCTTTGACGACGCCGATGTGGACTCTGCCGTGGAAGGCGCGGTGATCGCGAAATTCCGCAACAATGGCCAGACCTGCGTTTGCGCCAACCGCATTTACGTGCAGGCCGGCGTCTATGACGCTTTCGCCGAGAAGCTCGCCGCCAAGATTGCCACCCTGAAAACCGGCGACGGCTTCGAGGAAGGCGTCACCTTCGGCCCGCTCATCGATGAGGACGGGCTGGCCAAGGTGGAAGACCACGTGGAAGACGCCAAATCCAAGGGCGCGCAGGTGATCCTTGGCGGCGCGCGTCATGAAAAGGGCGGCACCTTCTATCAGCCGACGATCCTCACCGGGGTCACCAGTGCGATGAAGGTGACGACCGAGGAAACCTTCGGCCCCGTCGCCCCCCTGTTCCGGTTTGAGAGCGAAGAGGAGGTCATCAAGGCGGCCAATGACACCGAATTCGGCCTCGCCTCCTACATCTACGCGCGTGACGTGGCGCGGATCTTCCGCGTGTCCGAAGCGCTGGACTACGGGATGGTGGGCGTGAACACCGGGCTTGTCTCCACCACCGAAGCGCCCTTTGGCGGGGTCAAATCCTCGGGCCTCGGGCGCGAAGGCAGCCGCCACGGGCTCGATGATTTCACGGAGATCAAATACGTCTGCCTCGGCGGGATCGCCTGA
- a CDS encoding HpcH/HpaI aldolase family protein, giving the protein MGAPVNAFKARLAAGERQIGCWLSLANPYSAELMAATGFDCLVIDGEHAPNDLRTTLAQLQALAGTGVEPVVRLTAGEPWMIKMALDIGAQSLLIPMVDTAEQARALVAATRFPPEGIRGVGYAVARTAGFGGNPSYGQTANREICLFVQVESREGLANLDAILAVEGVDGVFIGPADLAASLGHLGNGTHPEVTGAIDDAITRIAASGKTPGIICFDLERAAHYLQLGARFVAVGADMAILASAARSLSAKAKALP; this is encoded by the coding sequence ATGGGCGCGCCGGTGAATGCCTTCAAGGCCCGGCTGGCGGCAGGGGAACGGCAGATCGGCTGCTGGCTGAGCCTTGCCAACCCCTATTCGGCCGAGCTGATGGCCGCCACCGGCTTTGATTGCCTCGTCATCGACGGCGAGCACGCGCCCAACGATCTGCGCACCACATTGGCGCAGCTTCAGGCGCTCGCGGGCACCGGGGTGGAGCCCGTTGTCCGCCTCACGGCGGGCGAGCCGTGGATGATCAAGATGGCGCTCGACATCGGCGCGCAATCGCTGCTGATCCCGATGGTGGACACCGCCGAACAGGCCCGCGCCCTCGTCGCCGCCACGCGGTTTCCGCCCGAGGGCATCCGCGGTGTCGGCTATGCGGTGGCCCGGACGGCAGGTTTCGGGGGCAACCCCAGCTATGGGCAGACCGCCAACCGCGAGATCTGCCTTTTCGTGCAGGTCGAAAGCCGCGAAGGCCTCGCCAATCTCGATGCGATTTTAGCGGTGGAAGGGGTGGACGGCGTATTCATCGGCCCCGCCGATCTGGCCGCGAGCCTTGGGCACCTCGGCAATGGCACCCATCCCGAGGTCACGGGCGCGATCGACGATGCCATCACCCGCATCGCGGCCAGCGGCAAGACGCCGGGGATCATCTGCTTCGATCTGGAACGCGCCGCGCATTACCTGCAGCTTGGTGCCCGTTTCGTGGCGGTGGGGGCGGATATGGCGATCCTCGCCAGCGCCGCCCGCAGCCTTTCTGCGAAAGCGAAAGCGTTGCCATAA
- a CDS encoding autotransporter outer membrane beta-barrel domain-containing protein, with the protein MGGEHAFLPGFVTALDADLAAAGVVNRNYGLAGYGGGGSGNFGRTLPVGGGDLGSAADFGTATGNLVLSGGFEDGYAAIDYVLNNFTLTSGATTTFVLVTDEDRDIGDAALTFGSISADLNAANVTLVSIVNADIVDVNGDFALGSSDTDAFVQDGSSFVVTPLGSTSGVGTTDADYIQLAFSTPNGCVGDLDFLRAGGDSAIAFAEAVSSCVFVSAVGTGGLTLPLNQYRDTASVISRTHHSATRRMALASDTYYPTGGSIDVSSNAQVFDDMLGIEGFRGYAQVTGYSGDYDGFGASAELDYSGGGILIGVDHTRSLSSDVLGEGEVSMLRYGASVAYNNFNTDLSGTDSSLDTRNYMLELYAVYENRAGFYGIADLQFGTYDYENTRVAGGSSFVGKTDGKSYQAEIEVGRRMPKRMTNPGVHDGSYQLIPFAALGWEKYEVDGYVESNGGATVASFDEDSGYGRLGLRVATSRTRGDNLYFGSVEIAGARSFSNTFQTVPLNGGASFATIENIDQNRLEVVIEGGVVLNSTSHLFANYEGRFSGNSDQHALTAGLRMRF; encoded by the coding sequence ATGGGAGGCGAACATGCGTTCCTTCCCGGTTTCGTCACAGCGCTTGATGCCGATCTTGCGGCGGCAGGGGTCGTGAACCGAAACTACGGCCTGGCTGGCTACGGCGGCGGCGGCTCGGGCAACTTCGGCCGCACCCTGCCGGTGGGCGGCGGCGATCTGGGCAGTGCCGCGGACTTTGGAACAGCCACGGGGAACCTAGTGTTGTCAGGTGGCTTCGAGGATGGCTATGCTGCTATCGACTATGTTCTGAACAACTTCACGCTGACCTCGGGCGCCACGACAACCTTCGTTCTGGTGACGGATGAAGACCGGGATATCGGTGATGCCGCGCTGACGTTCGGCTCGATTTCGGCTGACCTGAACGCCGCCAATGTGACGCTCGTCTCCATCGTCAACGCCGACATCGTGGACGTCAACGGCGACTTTGCTCTCGGTTCCAGCGACACAGACGCATTCGTGCAGGACGGGTCGAGCTTTGTCGTGACACCTCTGGGATCGACAAGCGGCGTCGGCACCACGGATGCCGATTACATCCAGCTTGCCTTTTCAACGCCCAACGGATGTGTCGGGGACCTGGATTTTCTGCGGGCTGGCGGTGACTCCGCGATCGCTTTTGCCGAAGCCGTCTCCTCCTGCGTGTTTGTCTCCGCTGTTGGGACGGGCGGGCTGACCCTGCCGCTGAACCAGTATCGGGACACGGCCTCTGTGATTTCGCGCACGCATCACAGCGCCACCCGGCGCATGGCGCTTGCGTCCGACACCTACTACCCGACGGGGGGCTCCATCGACGTGTCTTCGAACGCACAGGTCTTTGATGACATGCTGGGCATCGAAGGTTTCCGGGGCTATGCGCAGGTCACCGGGTACAGCGGTGACTACGACGGGTTTGGTGCCAGTGCCGAGCTGGATTACTCGGGCGGTGGCATTCTGATCGGCGTCGATCACACGCGATCCCTGTCGAGCGACGTGCTTGGCGAGGGCGAGGTCTCCATGCTGCGCTACGGTGCCTCGGTGGCCTACAACAATTTCAACACCGATCTTTCCGGCACGGATTCCTCGCTGGATACGCGCAACTACATGCTGGAGCTCTACGCCGTCTATGAGAACCGCGCGGGCTTCTACGGGATCGCGGATCTGCAGTTCGGCACCTATGACTACGAGAACACCCGCGTTGCGGGTGGCTCGAGCTTCGTGGGCAAGACCGATGGGAAATCCTACCAGGCCGAAATTGAAGTGGGCCGCCGGATGCCGAAGCGGATGACGAATCCGGGCGTTCACGATGGGTCTTACCAGTTGATCCCCTTCGCCGCACTTGGCTGGGAGAAATACGAGGTGGACGGTTACGTGGAGTCCAACGGCGGCGCGACCGTGGCCAGCTTTGACGAAGACAGCGGCTACGGGCGGCTCGGCCTGCGTGTTGCCACCAGCCGGACGCGGGGCGACAACCTCTATTTCGGATCGGTTGAAATCGCCGGAGCGCGCAGCTTCAGCAATACCTTCCAGACGGTGCCGCTGAACGGCGGGGCCTCCTTCGCCACCATCGAGAACATCGATCAGAACCGGCTGGAAGTGGTTATCGAAGGCGGGGTCGTCCTGAACAGCACCAGCCATCTCTTTGCCAACTACGAAGGCCGCTTCTCCGGAAATTCGGATCAGCACGCCCTGACGGCCGGGCTGCGCATGCGCTTCTGA
- the thyX gene encoding FAD-dependent thymidylate synthase yields MPLTPEQQEEIDALRATPRQTLRAVSDGMEAHLYTAYPVLDHGFIRVIDYMGDDNAITQAARVSYGKGTKSVSNDEGLIRYLMRHWHSTPFEMCEIKLHVKLPVFVARQWIRHRTANVNEYSARYSILDREFYIPQPEQLAAQSVINNQGRGEALSGEEAARVLEFLKGDAARCYDHYEEMIGQEGQQGLARELARMNLPANIYTQWYWKVDLHNLFHFLRLRADAHAQYEIRVYAEEICKVVADWVPFAYAAFEDYRMGGATLSAKALDALRRMLAGEPVTQESSGMSKGEWREFEALLK; encoded by the coding sequence ATGCCGCTGACGCCCGAGCAACAGGAAGAAATCGACGCCCTGCGCGCCACGCCGCGCCAGACGTTGCGCGCTGTTTCCGACGGCATGGAGGCCCATCTCTACACCGCTTACCCTGTGCTCGATCACGGCTTCATCCGGGTGATCGATTATATGGGCGACGACAACGCGATCACGCAGGCGGCGCGGGTCTCTTATGGCAAGGGCACGAAATCGGTCTCCAACGACGAGGGGCTGATCCGCTACCTGATGCGGCACTGGCACTCAACACCGTTCGAGATGTGCGAGATCAAGCTGCACGTGAAACTGCCCGTCTTCGTGGCGCGCCAGTGGATCCGTCACCGCACCGCCAATGTGAACGAATACTCCGCGCGCTACTCCATTCTGGACCGCGAGTTCTACATTCCGCAGCCCGAACAACTCGCCGCGCAATCGGTGATCAACAATCAGGGCCGGGGCGAAGCGCTTTCGGGCGAAGAGGCCGCGCGGGTGCTGGAGTTTCTCAAGGGCGACGCGGCGCGCTGCTATGATCACTACGAGGAGATGATCGGGCAGGAGGGCCAGCAGGGGCTGGCGCGGGAGCTTGCCCGCATGAACCTGCCGGCCAACATTTACACGCAATGGTACTGGAAGGTGGATCTCCACAACCTCTTCCACTTTCTGCGCCTGCGCGCCGATGCCCATGCGCAATACGAGATCCGCGTCTATGCCGAGGAGATCTGCAAGGTCGTGGCCGATTGGGTGCCCTTCGCCTATGCCGCCTTCGAGGACTACCGCATGGGCGGGGCGACGCTTTCGGCCAAGGCGCTGGACGCGCTGCGCCGGATGCTCGCGGGTGAGCCCGTGACGCAGGAAAGCTCGGGCATGAGCAAGGGCGAGTGGCGCGAGTTCGAGGCGCTCCTGAAGTAA
- a CDS encoding surface lipoprotein assembly modifier: MARRAPLLAALAFWLCAALPVSAQTLRVDAEDGPRAAFTLLFNGYPQAAAELSRALIQRDPGDLEAHLALSRAERVLGNFDRATEAGKAAWALAETGEERFAAALVTAQALSSDGKRTRAMLWLRRAAQEAPDEARKAQAMRDFRYVRGRNPFATKLSFTSRPSSNINNGSKSDTLIIDGLPFVISGDARALSGLEVVLGGSTAYTKRVSENRLLRFGVRFETRHYALSSDAQKQAPDQSASDFSYSEIEFTLGATQLRDPRLGITDLSLDAGRAWYGGSPLANFFRGTVEHRQRLGQSVTGTYSVSLTRQLRLDSSTQDSTDIFALGTWAMTQASGGVLGWSLGARDMHSDSAAIAHNALLAGISYQPEAEIFGTRSVIALDLERRDYDKPLFGTMREDTKTRLGVTFFLNGMEYYGFAPTLNMSYTRTKSNISLYDTEEIGVNLGLRSTF, translated from the coding sequence ATGGCCCGCCGCGCGCCTCTCCTCGCCGCGCTGGCCTTCTGGCTTTGCGCGGCCCTGCCCGTTTCGGCGCAGACATTGCGCGTGGATGCCGAAGACGGCCCCCGCGCGGCTTTCACCCTGCTGTTCAACGGCTACCCGCAGGCCGCAGCGGAGCTTTCGCGCGCCTTGATCCAGCGCGATCCGGGCGATCTAGAAGCGCATCTTGCACTATCGCGGGCGGAGCGGGTGCTGGGAAATTTCGACAGGGCCACCGAGGCCGGCAAGGCGGCCTGGGCGCTCGCCGAGACCGGAGAGGAGCGCTTTGCCGCCGCGCTTGTCACGGCGCAGGCGCTTTCGTCGGATGGCAAACGCACCCGCGCGATGCTCTGGCTGCGCCGCGCCGCGCAGGAAGCCCCCGATGAGGCGCGCAAGGCGCAGGCGATGCGCGATTTCCGCTACGTGCGCGGGCGCAACCCCTTCGCCACCAAGCTCTCCTTCACCTCGCGCCCCTCTTCCAACATCAACAATGGCTCCAAATCCGACACGCTGATCATCGACGGCCTGCCCTTCGTGATCAGCGGCGACGCCCGCGCGCTCTCGGGGCTTGAAGTCGTGCTCGGCGGCAGCACCGCTTACACCAAGCGGGTGTCCGAAAACCGCCTGCTGCGCTTCGGTGTGCGGTTTGAAACGCGGCACTATGCGCTCTCCTCCGACGCACAGAAACAGGCGCCGGATCAGTCGGCCTCCGATTTCAGCTATAGCGAGATCGAATTCACCCTCGGCGCCACCCAGCTGCGCGATCCGCGCCTCGGCATCACCGATCTGAGCCTCGATGCGGGCCGGGCGTGGTATGGCGGCAGCCCGCTCGCCAATTTCTTCCGCGGCACGGTGGAGCACCGCCAGCGGCTCGGCCAAAGCGTGACGGGCACCTATTCCGTCTCGCTCACGCGCCAGTTGCGGCTCGACAGCAGCACGCAGGATTCCACCGACATCTTCGCGCTTGGCACATGGGCCATGACGCAAGCGAGCGGCGGCGTACTGGGCTGGAGCCTAGGCGCGCGTGACATGCATTCGGACTCCGCAGCCATCGCCCATAATGCGCTTCTTGCCGGGATCAGCTACCAGCCCGAGGCCGAGATCTTCGGCACCCGCAGCGTCATCGCGCTGGATCTGGAGCGGCGCGATTACGACAAGCCGCTTTTCGGCACCATGCGCGAGGATACGAAAACCCGCCTCGGCGTGACCTTCTTTCTGAACGGCATGGAGTATTATGGCTTCGCGCCCACGCTCAACATGTCCTATACCCGCACCAAATCGAATATCTCGCTCTACGACACCGAGGAAATCGGCGTGAACCTCGGGCTGAGATCCACGTTCTGA
- a CDS encoding DUF817 domain-containing protein, translating into MATDLHAAFDARLSTPLRARLPRGLAEPLIFGLKFLWAALFGILFLIALVVTQAIWQPDWWVSRYDALLIYALTVQGLMLWLKLESWEEAKVIFLFHLTGTVMEIFKVNAGSWSYPQPAVVQILGVPLFSGFMYASVGSTIARLFRLFRVQLAPYPPFWATVLLATAIYVNFFAHHFIWDSRYLLFAATVLLFARTRMWFFTSNHAHWVPLPVAILTCSFALWVAENIGTWSETWVYTGQRPWQMVSLHKMGSWYLLLYVSFVTVTLVYRDLLRPEKLRKDGVTGFLEPAE; encoded by the coding sequence ATGGCGACAGACCTTCATGCAGCATTCGACGCCCGCCTGAGCACGCCCCTGCGCGCACGCCTGCCGCGCGGGCTGGCCGAGCCGCTGATCTTCGGGCTGAAATTCCTCTGGGCGGCGCTTTTCGGCATCCTCTTTCTGATCGCTTTGGTGGTGACACAAGCGATCTGGCAGCCGGACTGGTGGGTCAGCCGTTATGATGCGCTGCTGATCTACGCGCTCACGGTGCAGGGGCTGATGCTTTGGCTAAAGTTGGAAAGCTGGGAAGAGGCCAAGGTGATCTTCCTCTTTCACCTGACCGGCACGGTGATGGAGATCTTCAAAGTGAATGCGGGCAGCTGGAGCTATCCGCAACCTGCCGTGGTGCAGATCCTCGGCGTGCCACTGTTTTCGGGCTTCATGTATGCCTCTGTCGGCTCCACCATCGCGCGGCTGTTTCGCCTGTTTCGCGTCCAGCTGGCCCCCTACCCACCCTTTTGGGCCACGGTGCTGCTGGCCACTGCCATCTACGTGAATTTCTTCGCCCATCACTTCATCTGGGATTCCCGCTACCTGCTTTTTGCCGCCACGGTGCTGCTTTTTGCCCGCACCCGGATGTGGTTTTTCACCTCCAATCACGCCCATTGGGTGCCGCTGCCCGTGGCCATCCTCACCTGCAGCTTCGCGCTCTGGGTGGCCGAGAACATCGGCACTTGGAGCGAGACCTGGGTCTACACCGGGCAACGCCCCTGGCAGATGGTGTCGCTGCACAAGATGGGCAGCTGGTACCTGCTGCTCTATGTCTCTTTCGTGACGGTCACGCTGGTCTACCGCGATCTGCTGCGGCCGGAAAAACTGCGCAAGGATGGGGTTACGGGTTTTCTTGAACCCGCGGAGTGA